In Roseofilum casamattae BLCC-M143, a single window of DNA contains:
- a CDS encoding heavy metal translocating P-type ATPase: MIHQSAPFGKLRYWLRVYPEAIAALTCALLTLMGWLALNQSWLGWGIWMLMAAYVIGGRDSCWEGLKTLWQERELDVDLLMIVAAIGAAILGFWQQQYYFLVDGAVLILIFAASGALESIAMQRTERNIRSLMELTPDTARILQDQQERTIATEVLQIGDRILIKPGEIVPTDGIIYEGRSTLNQAPITGESLPQPKEPGDEVFAGSINGRGALLVEVHKSPQSSLIQRIIQLVEQAKTSQPPSVQSLERFERGYARCIVVIGIALAVLPPFLLNWNWETTIYRALIFLVVASPCALMAAIMPTLLSGIARGARQGILFKDGAQLETMGRVVAIAFDKTGTLTTGELEVSEVIPAPHSSAEEVIRTAASLEAYSEHPLARGILKAAETRGIALLAAMEVAAEVGAGITGSLQGQRVVVGKAKFALAGLANIPPNLDRESQRLEDLGQTAIWVVRGDRILGLFAISDRVRPSAAQLLAALKSMGIQTTVMLTGDNAAAARGVARTVGVDVTYSDLLPEDKVEIIEQLQQQYDTVAMVGDGINDAPALARASLGIAMGGAGSDVALETADVVLMADRLEELVQAIRIGKKARRIIKQNITLALTSVVVLLIANFFNQLTLPAGVLGHEGSTLLVTLNGLRMLR, encoded by the coding sequence ATGATTCATCAGTCTGCTCCGTTCGGTAAACTACGCTACTGGCTGAGGGTCTATCCCGAAGCTATCGCCGCCCTGACTTGTGCCCTACTCACGTTGATGGGCTGGCTTGCTCTCAACCAAAGTTGGCTTGGTTGGGGCATCTGGATGTTAATGGCAGCCTATGTTATTGGCGGTCGCGATTCTTGTTGGGAAGGGCTGAAAACCTTATGGCAGGAGCGAGAATTGGATGTAGATCTGTTGATGATTGTCGCGGCAATTGGAGCTGCAATTTTAGGATTTTGGCAGCAGCAATATTATTTCCTCGTCGATGGTGCGGTGCTAATTTTGATTTTTGCTGCCAGTGGCGCTCTCGAAAGCATTGCCATGCAACGGACCGAGCGCAATATTCGCAGTTTGATGGAGTTAACTCCCGATACCGCGCGCATCTTGCAGGACCAACAAGAACGAACGATCGCCACCGAAGTCCTACAAATCGGCGATCGTATCTTAATCAAACCCGGAGAAATCGTTCCCACCGATGGCATCATTTACGAAGGTCGCAGTACTCTCAACCAAGCCCCCATCACCGGAGAATCTTTGCCCCAGCCCAAAGAGCCAGGAGATGAGGTCTTTGCTGGCAGTATCAACGGTCGGGGCGCGTTGCTCGTAGAGGTTCACAAGTCTCCTCAGAGCAGTTTAATCCAGCGTATCATTCAATTAGTAGAGCAAGCCAAAACATCCCAACCCCCCTCCGTGCAAAGTTTAGAGCGGTTCGAGCGCGGCTATGCTCGATGCATCGTTGTCATCGGGATTGCCCTTGCCGTCTTGCCACCCTTTTTGCTGAACTGGAATTGGGAAACGACGATCTATCGAGCATTAATCTTTCTCGTGGTTGCTTCCCCTTGCGCTCTGATGGCGGCAATTATGCCGACGTTGCTCTCCGGCATTGCTCGCGGGGCGCGGCAGGGAATTTTGTTCAAAGACGGAGCGCAGTTGGAGACAATGGGACGGGTGGTTGCGATCGCCTTTGATAAAACCGGAACCCTGACCACCGGAGAGTTAGAGGTAAGCGAGGTGATTCCCGCACCCCATTCGAGCGCGGAAGAGGTGATTCGCACTGCCGCTTCCCTAGAAGCCTATTCCGAACATCCCCTCGCTCGCGGCATTCTCAAAGCTGCCGAGACTCGAGGTATTGCCTTGCTCGCGGCCATGGAGGTGGCAGCAGAAGTGGGAGCAGGCATTACGGGCAGCCTGCAAGGGCAGCGCGTTGTCGTCGGCAAGGCTAAATTTGCCCTGGCGGGTTTAGCAAATATTCCCCCTAACCTCGATCGCGAAAGTCAACGTCTCGAAGACTTGGGACAAACGGCAATCTGGGTTGTCCGAGGCGATCGCATTCTCGGCTTATTTGCCATTAGCGATCGCGTGCGTCCCTCTGCTGCCCAATTATTGGCGGCGCTAAAGTCTATGGGAATTCAAACAACAGTAATGCTGACGGGAGATAATGCGGCTGCGGCGAGAGGGGTAGCTCGCACCGTTGGCGTAGATGTTACCTACTCCGATCTCTTACCGGAAGATAAGGTCGAGATTATCGAGCAACTCCAGCAACAGTACGATACCGTAGCCATGGTGGGGGATGGCATCAATGACGCTCCTGCCTTAGCTCGCGCCTCCCTCGGTATTGCTATGGGCGGAGCCGGTAGCGATGTGGCTTTAGAGACAGCAGATGTGGTTCTCATGGCCGATCGCTTGGAGGAACTGGTGCAGGCGATTCGCATTGGCAAAAAGGCCCGACGCATTATCAAGCAAAATATTACTTTGGCCTTGACTTCTGTGGTTGTGTTGCTAATTGCCAACTTTTTCAACCAGTTGACCTTGCCCGCCGGAGTCCTCGGTCATGAAGGTTCTACCCTGTTAGTTACCCTCAATGGATTGCGAATGCTTCGATAA
- a CDS encoding precorrin-8X methylmutase gives MFAIKELVRRVGNGITPRMVRHYHEIGLLPQPTRSPSNYRLYEEADVRRLQRIAALKQRGFQLSHIKQMLAAGNGLPEGELLQQLEGQYQTVLQQLVKLRRTAIALEGLLGRDRSCQSQQGQILARLQLLSEETETADSLENWFWHDWDAAVCDHPENFQEALQRLLPALSQCSAIEIDILSHLVLASGDVSLAAFIRMSPDAIAAARGALSQGCNVIGDIAAVVAACDRTRLAHLSCDCLCAIDNPHIESASDAEQAFWRDPFWRERLEDLIDGNIWVIGYAPSVLLEICHLVETQAARPALIIGLPMGFSHAPAAKRRLMQLPIPYITSESNFGGGLLAAIALNRLAASLIEKPDCHCYLKTQIPQDKSNLKNSSN, from the coding sequence ATGTTCGCCATCAAAGAACTCGTCCGCAGAGTCGGCAATGGTATCACGCCGCGCATGGTTCGCCACTATCACGAAATCGGCCTGTTGCCGCAGCCAACTCGTTCCCCGAGCAATTATCGCTTGTACGAGGAAGCGGATGTCCGTCGTTTGCAGCGCATCGCGGCACTGAAACAACGGGGATTTCAACTGTCTCATATCAAGCAAATGCTCGCAGCAGGTAATGGTTTGCCCGAAGGGGAGCTGCTGCAACAGCTCGAGGGACAATACCAGACGGTTTTGCAACAACTGGTAAAATTGCGGCGCACCGCCATTGCCTTAGAAGGATTGCTCGGACGCGATCGCTCCTGTCAGTCCCAACAAGGACAAATTTTGGCACGACTGCAACTTTTATCCGAGGAAACGGAAACGGCAGACTCTCTCGAGAATTGGTTCTGGCATGACTGGGATGCTGCGGTTTGCGACCATCCGGAAAACTTTCAAGAAGCATTGCAACGCCTCTTGCCGGCTCTCTCCCAATGCTCTGCTATTGAAATAGATATTTTATCCCATCTGGTCTTAGCCTCTGGCGATGTGAGTTTGGCTGCCTTTATCCGCATGAGTCCCGATGCGATCGCTGCCGCTCGAGGGGCGCTGAGTCAGGGTTGTAACGTTATTGGGGATATTGCTGCTGTCGTTGCTGCCTGCGATCGCACTCGGCTCGCTCATCTGAGCTGTGACTGTCTCTGCGCGATCGACAATCCTCACATTGAGAGTGCTAGCGATGCCGAACAAGCATTTTGGCGCGATCCTTTCTGGCGAGAGCGACTGGAAGATTTAATTGATGGCAATATTTGGGTTATTGGTTATGCACCATCGGTACTGCTGGAAATTTGCCACCTCGTTGAAACTCAAGCGGCTCGTCCTGCTCTCATTATTGGGCTGCCAATGGGTTTTTCTCACGCACCAGCCGCCAAGCGACGGCTGATGCAGTTGCCAATTCCTTATATTACGAGCGAGAGTAATTTTGGGGGCGGCCTGCTGGCTGCGATCGCTCTCAATCGACTGGCTGCTTCTTTAATCGAAAAGCCTGATTGCCATTGCTATCTTAAAACCCAGATTCCACAGGACAAATCTAACCTGAAAAACTCTAGCAACTGA
- a CDS encoding MORN repeat-containing protein, with amino-acid sequence MRLVYRLSIALLVASSMEAVGYIANVQPARAGTITLPDGGRCEGEITSSALNGQGMCEYANGDRYEGNFVSSQPEGTGAYIFADGGRYEGEFKGGQFEGTGVWQYADGDRYEGTFKNGQPEGEGTYISADGGRYEGEFAEGKPQGNGTFIFPNGNQCSGVFSNGQLGNEGECTYSNGNSYVGELNGSQPNGTGTYTFADGGSYEGEFSNGRFQGTGVREYANGNRYEGKFVDGKPEGEGTFVLKGEGTYTGEFQDGQFNGTGTFVFDNGNRYEGEFQNGQFHNQGVFISANGDRCEGQFANGSLNGTATCTYASGDRYEGQFSNGDKEGTGVYIFADGTRVEGNWRGGELQN; translated from the coding sequence ATGCGTTTAGTTTATCGATTGAGTATTGCTTTATTAGTGGCTTCGAGCATGGAAGCAGTGGGTTATATCGCCAATGTACAACCCGCACGAGCAGGAACGATTACTTTACCGGATGGAGGTCGCTGTGAAGGAGAAATTACCTCGAGTGCCTTGAACGGTCAAGGAATGTGCGAATATGCCAATGGCGATCGCTACGAAGGCAATTTTGTCAGCAGTCAACCCGAAGGAACTGGCGCTTACATTTTTGCCGATGGCGGTCGTTACGAAGGAGAATTTAAAGGCGGTCAATTTGAAGGAACTGGGGTTTGGCAGTATGCTGACGGCGATCGCTACGAAGGAACTTTCAAAAACGGTCAGCCGGAGGGAGAAGGAACGTATATTTCTGCAGACGGCGGGCGCTACGAGGGAGAGTTTGCTGAAGGAAAACCCCAAGGTAATGGCACGTTTATCTTCCCTAACGGAAATCAATGTAGTGGAGTTTTCAGCAATGGTCAGCTTGGTAATGAGGGGGAGTGTACCTATAGCAACGGCAATAGCTACGTTGGCGAACTGAATGGCAGTCAACCCAATGGAACGGGGACTTATACCTTTGCCGATGGGGGAAGCTATGAAGGTGAATTTAGTAACGGGAGGTTTCAAGGAACTGGGGTGAGAGAGTATGCCAATGGCAACCGTTATGAAGGTAAATTTGTGGACGGAAAACCCGAAGGAGAAGGAACTTTTGTGCTAAAAGGCGAAGGAACCTATACCGGAGAATTCCAAGACGGTCAATTTAATGGAACGGGAACGTTTGTCTTTGACAATGGCAATCGTTATGAAGGTGAGTTTCAAAACGGTCAGTTCCATAATCAAGGAGTTTTCATTTCTGCTAATGGCGATCGCTGTGAAGGACAGTTTGCAAATGGTTCCCTAAATGGCACGGCAACTTGTACCTATGCTAGTGGCGATCGCTACGAAGGACAGTTTAGCAATGGCGATAAGGAAGGAACGGGAGTGTATATTTTTGCCGATGGTACTCGCGTCGAAGGAAACTGGAGAGGGGGAGAGTTGCAAAATTAG
- a CDS encoding TonB family protein translates to MSLSAFCIEQREKEGRFIKSFLFYSLVTSSVIHCLALLGVSLFWEPFPARAEDPIEIIVVDTPEPEPELEPEPEIEPPEPEPEIEPPQPEPEIEPPEPEAQPIPSPTVTPPVPSPPSTSPPPPIPQKNAARLPQTPSNPTPNQPVAPSENPLRNLVRGLASSDSNPEESSSPTSPASPGNIAANPSNAPGRPSVNQPVAPSGNPLRDLVGGLGSSDSNPGESSSPTSPGSPGNIAANPSNAPGRPSVNQPVAPSGNPLRDLVGGLGSSDSNPGDSANPASLGSPGNVATNSSGAPGRPVAGSQPSSNSGNRDFSDNWGNSGNSSSNPGDTGNPSTGGSPGNIAANQAPPPRPAPPKKQPVSGGRPSCIRHCRPRYPSSLDGEEGSASVRVVIDGSGNVVDVSVSGSASDAIAQAAIEAARRMRFSNPGGSQLAFTVAVQFTVQGSDFAREARARQRQLEQEQRERERQEQAERERQQREEQERQQREEQERQQREEQERQQREEQERQQREEQERQQREEQERQQREEQERQQREEQERQQREEQERQQREEQERQQREEQERQELEETNPDV, encoded by the coding sequence ATGAGCTTATCAGCATTTTGTATCGAGCAACGGGAAAAAGAAGGCAGATTTATCAAAAGCTTTCTGTTTTATAGTTTGGTCACTTCATCGGTTATCCATTGCTTGGCACTGTTGGGTGTAAGCTTGTTTTGGGAGCCATTCCCAGCACGAGCTGAAGACCCCATCGAAATTATCGTGGTCGATACACCAGAGCCAGAGCCAGAGCTAGAGCCAGAGCCGGAAATCGAACCGCCCGAACCCGAGCCGGAAATCGAACCTCCTCAACCCGAGCCGGAAATTGAACCGCCCGAACCCGAAGCTCAACCAATACCCTCTCCAACAGTGACTCCACCAGTGCCGAGTCCTCCTAGTACGTCACCACCACCGCCAATTCCTCAAAAAAACGCCGCTCGACTACCTCAAACCCCCTCCAATCCGACTCCCAATCAACCGGTAGCTCCATCGGAAAACCCCCTTCGCAACTTGGTTAGAGGTTTAGCAAGTTCCGACTCCAATCCCGAGGAAAGTAGTAGTCCCACCTCTCCCGCAAGTCCAGGTAACATTGCCGCTAACCCCTCAAACGCGCCGGGACGACCGAGCGTGAATCAACCGGTAGCTCCATCGGGAAACCCCCTTCGCGACTTGGTTGGAGGTTTAGGAAGTTCGGACTCCAATCCTGGAGAAAGTAGTAGTCCCACCTCTCCAGGAAGTCCGGGCAATATTGCCGCTAATCCCTCAAACGCGCCGGGACGACCGAGCGTGAATCAACCGGTAGCTCCATCGGGAAACCCCCTTCGCGACTTGGTTGGAGGTTTAGGAAGTTCGGACTCCAATCCCGGAGACAGCGCCAACCCCGCCTCTTTAGGCAGTCCGGGCAACGTCGCCACCAACTCCTCGGGCGCACCGGGACGACCGGTTGCAGGCAGTCAACCCTCCAGTAATAGCGGTAATCGAGACTTCTCTGACAATTGGGGTAACTCCGGCAATTCATCTTCCAATCCCGGTGACACTGGAAACCCGAGTACTGGAGGAAGTCCGGGTAATATTGCAGCCAATCAAGCTCCTCCCCCACGACCAGCTCCTCCTAAAAAACAACCTGTTTCGGGTGGCAGACCGAGTTGTATTCGCCATTGCAGGCCTAGATATCCCTCTTCCTTGGATGGGGAAGAAGGAAGTGCTTCTGTTCGCGTGGTTATAGATGGGAGCGGCAATGTAGTTGATGTAAGTGTAAGTGGAAGTGCAAGTGATGCGATCGCGCAGGCGGCAATTGAAGCAGCAAGGCGGATGCGATTTAGCAATCCGGGAGGTAGTCAGCTTGCCTTCACTGTTGCCGTTCAGTTTACCGTTCAGGGTTCGGATTTCGCACGAGAAGCTCGCGCCCGTCAACGACAGTTAGAACAAGAACAGAGGGAACGCGAGCGTCAGGAGCAAGCAGAACGCGAGCGCCAACAACGCGAAGAGCAGGAGCGCCAACAACGCGAAGAGCAGGAACGCCAACAACGCGAAGAGCAGGAGCGCCAACAACGCGAAGAGCAGGAGCGCCAACAACGCGAAGAGCAGGAGCGCCAACAACGCGAAGAGCAGGAGCGCCAACAACGCGAAGAGCAGGAACGCCAACAACGCGAAGAGCAGGAACGCCAACAACGCGAAGAGCAGGAGCGCCAACAACGCGAAGAGCAAGAACGCCAACAACGCGAAGAGCAGGAACGCCAGGAATTAGAGGAAACTAATCCTGATGTTTAG
- a CDS encoding tetratricopeptide repeat protein, translating into MLKGFVVLAIILASLILPARATSIREFPQQVWDRPTQLVSLADRDLSPQELGQEAFRASERGDFATAEVYWTKILADYPENAAAWSNRGITRASQGKLEDAIADYDRAIALTPLVTDPYLNRGAALEALGQFEDAIADYNRILKIDPGDAQAYNNRGNAKMGLADWQGAIADYQTCTEIAPNFAFAFAGKALATYQVGDTEAAIQLMRNVNRKYPQFADMRAALSAALWASGKQGEAESNWVAAVGLDSRYRDISWVKNFRRWPPAMLDALQNFLDLS; encoded by the coding sequence ATGCTGAAGGGGTTTGTCGTACTCGCTATAATCCTAGCCAGCCTTATTTTACCCGCCCGAGCTACTTCCATTCGCGAATTTCCCCAGCAAGTTTGGGATCGGCCAACTCAGTTAGTTAGTTTAGCCGATCGCGATCTCTCGCCGCAAGAGTTAGGACAAGAGGCTTTCAGGGCGTCCGAGCGCGGAGATTTCGCCACGGCAGAAGTCTATTGGACGAAAATTTTAGCCGATTATCCCGAGAACGCGGCAGCATGGAGTAACCGAGGGATTACGCGGGCGAGTCAAGGTAAATTAGAAGATGCGATCGCCGATTACGATCGCGCCATTGCCCTAACTCCTCTGGTAACCGATCCCTATCTGAATCGGGGAGCGGCATTAGAAGCTTTAGGACAATTTGAGGATGCGATCGCCGATTACAATCGCATTCTCAAAATTGACCCCGGTGATGCCCAAGCTTACAATAATCGCGGTAATGCGAAAATGGGATTAGCCGACTGGCAAGGGGCGATCGCCGATTACCAAACCTGTACGGAAATCGCGCCTAATTTTGCCTTTGCCTTTGCCGGAAAAGCATTAGCCACCTACCAAGTGGGAGACACGGAAGCCGCGATTCAACTCATGCGCAATGTTAATCGCAAATACCCGCAATTTGCCGATATGCGAGCGGCTTTGAGTGCGGCGCTCTGGGCGAGTGGCAAACAAGGAGAAGCAGAAAGTAATTGGGTGGCTGCCGTGGGTTTGGACTCCCGCTATCGGGATATTTCTTGGGTAAAAAACTTCCGGCGCTGGCCTCCCGCCATGCTTGATGCCTTACAAAATTTCCTCGATTTATCCTAA
- a CDS encoding MIP/aquaporin family protein, giving the protein MSEQSSLELKVILRYWREAIAEGLGTFILVFSGTGAVMVNEISQGALTHLGVSFVFGAVVAAMIYATGHISEAHINPAVTLAFWTMGSFPGAKVFPYIIAQCSGAIAASGVLRSTLGLVANLGATQPLDGNATQSLILEIILTFILMFVILGSGLDRRAHQGFAGLAIGLTVALEAAFMGPITGASMNPARSLGPALVSGLWDYQGIYWVAPIVGAQLAVIIYRILSPNSSSSG; this is encoded by the coding sequence ATGTCAGAACAATCGTCACTCGAGCTGAAAGTAATTTTGCGCTATTGGCGCGAAGCGATCGCCGAAGGATTAGGCACATTTATTCTCGTATTTTCGGGAACGGGTGCCGTGATGGTGAATGAGATTAGCCAAGGCGCTCTCACTCATTTGGGAGTTAGCTTTGTTTTTGGTGCTGTTGTTGCTGCAATGATTTATGCCACTGGCCATATCAGTGAGGCTCATATCAATCCTGCAGTGACACTCGCCTTCTGGACCATGGGATCGTTCCCAGGAGCAAAAGTTTTCCCCTACATTATTGCTCAATGCTCGGGCGCGATCGCTGCTTCTGGAGTCTTGCGCTCGACTTTAGGGTTAGTCGCAAATTTGGGGGCAACTCAACCTCTTGATGGCAATGCAACTCAATCGCTGATATTAGAAATTATTCTCACCTTTATCTTGATGTTTGTCATTCTCGGATCTGGACTCGATCGCCGCGCCCACCAAGGATTTGCCGGATTGGCGATCGGCTTGACTGTGGCGTTAGAAGCCGCTTTTATGGGGCCGATTACTGGTGCGAGTATGAATCCAGCGCGATCGCTCGGCCCTGCCTTGGTTTCCGGTTTGTGGGATTATCAAGGCATCTACTGGGTGGCTCCCATTGTCGGCGCGCAACTGGCTGTCATTATCTATCGCATTCTGTCTCCGAACTCTTCGTCTTCGGGCTAA
- a CDS encoding PstS family phosphate ABC transporter substrate-binding protein → MKGILRKTGIILVIGLLAMGATTVLHGCSKTQSQESQAIVIDGSSTVYPITKAVAEQFSQDDRASVEVNVEFSGTGGGFEKFCAGQTAINNASRPINLQEMAACKEGKVSYIELPIAFDAITVVVNPENDWVGEITLAELRQIWESQAQQKITQWNQIRPSWPGVPLKLYGPGADSGTFDYFTEAILGDAGASRSDYVASEDDTIIEKGISSDINSLGYFGLSYYEQNKDEVRALAVDSGNGPILPSRATVENSEYQPLARPLFIYINLTDAQKNPAMREFVYYYLEQAPQVVAEVGYVPLPDEAYHINEVTYNKGEVGTVFEGKSQFGLTIPELLRKQAKY, encoded by the coding sequence ATGAAAGGAATCTTAAGAAAAACTGGCATAATCCTAGTAATTGGCCTATTGGCAATGGGAGCAACAACAGTTCTCCATGGGTGTTCTAAGACACAATCTCAAGAATCCCAAGCCATTGTCATTGATGGCTCGAGTACGGTTTATCCGATTACCAAAGCGGTAGCAGAACAATTCAGTCAAGACGATCGCGCCTCTGTTGAGGTAAATGTAGAGTTTTCCGGAACCGGAGGAGGATTTGAGAAGTTTTGTGCCGGACAAACAGCGATCAATAATGCCTCAAGACCGATTAACCTGCAAGAAATGGCAGCATGTAAAGAAGGGAAAGTCTCCTACATAGAGCTACCCATCGCCTTTGATGCCATTACGGTTGTCGTCAATCCCGAAAATGATTGGGTGGGAGAAATTACGCTAGCAGAATTGCGCCAAATTTGGGAAAGCCAAGCTCAGCAGAAGATTACTCAGTGGAATCAAATTCGCCCCTCTTGGCCGGGGGTTCCTCTAAAACTCTACGGTCCGGGTGCAGATTCGGGAACCTTTGATTATTTTACCGAAGCAATCTTGGGAGATGCAGGAGCCAGTCGCAGCGACTATGTAGCGAGTGAAGATGACACAATTATCGAGAAAGGAATTAGCTCGGATATTAATAGTTTAGGATATTTTGGCTTGTCCTATTACGAGCAAAATAAAGACGAAGTTAGAGCGCTGGCCGTTGATAGCGGCAACGGACCCATTCTTCCCTCTCGAGCAACGGTAGAAAACAGCGAATACCAACCCTTAGCTCGCCCCTTATTTATCTATATCAATTTGACTGACGCGCAAAAGAATCCAGCCATGCGCGAGTTTGTCTATTACTATTTAGAGCAAGCACCACAGGTGGTTGCTGAAGTTGGCTATGTTCCTTTACCTGACGAGGCTTATCACATTAACGAAGTCACGTATAATAAGGGAGAAGTGGGTACGGTATTTGAGGGTAAATCTCAATTTGGGCTAACTATTCCGGAGTTATTGCGCAAACAGGCTAAATATTAA
- a CDS encoding M48 family metallopeptidase has translation MNFFEHQDRARRQTVYLIFLFAIAIIGTILALYAVFAIAVAMELETSIWQPELLVLISLIVIGTVTIGSAIKLWQLRAGGKIVAFSMGGRLVNSDTQDLLERRLLNVVEEMAIASGVSVPPVYLMDYEPGINAFAAGFTINDAVIGVTRGSLEQLSREQLQGVIAHEFSHIIHGDMRLNLYLIGVVQGILLIHLCGRELLRLISNGPRSKRKKQGLIVIAALALFIVGYIGFICGRLIKSAIGRQREFLADASAVQYTRNPWGISGALRQIGGLKAGSNIKAPKAEEASHLFFGEAVKSLDFHVSLNRLLATHPPLQERIKRLENLPDGALSPGEITSANPDIESLETNVAAGFQPAATVRTAPGSIVTKIGSTHPAYLNYARSLLAQLPEVLQTAVRKASGAEVILYGLLLNFQDTSVRDRQISHLKQTESPQHLDRLWQVVPDLRSLDPHYRLPLVDLAIPPLREISPERYSHIDRQIEILIQADGKLSLSEYSLQVVFNHRLAPYFNNDLIPKIRYTTFKEIGNDCAIILSGLAEMSDRPADAFNVGIARIADVTDCPIPRKLIPTNIISIRRSLKKLVQTSPKIKQTIVDACAYTVLCDRQVRVTEAELLRTIIILLDCPIPPFLEDIASE, from the coding sequence ATGAACTTTTTTGAACATCAAGACCGGGCGCGCCGGCAAACTGTATATCTAATTTTCTTGTTTGCGATCGCAATTATCGGCACTATCTTGGCATTGTATGCCGTATTCGCGATCGCCGTGGCAATGGAGCTGGAAACTTCCATCTGGCAACCGGAACTCTTGGTTTTAATTAGTTTAATTGTTATCGGGACGGTGACTATTGGCAGCGCCATTAAACTCTGGCAACTGCGCGCGGGAGGCAAAATTGTTGCCTTCAGTATGGGGGGACGTTTAGTCAACAGCGATACCCAAGATTTACTCGAAAGACGATTGCTCAATGTTGTCGAAGAAATGGCGATCGCATCTGGCGTTTCTGTGCCTCCAGTTTACCTGATGGACTACGAACCGGGGATTAATGCCTTTGCCGCTGGATTCACAATTAATGATGCAGTTATTGGCGTCACCCGAGGCAGTTTAGAGCAGCTTTCGCGGGAGCAGTTACAAGGAGTAATTGCCCATGAATTTAGCCATATTATCCATGGAGATATGCGGCTAAATTTATATCTGATTGGCGTAGTGCAAGGAATTTTACTCATTCATTTGTGCGGGCGAGAGCTACTGCGATTAATTAGTAATGGTCCGCGCAGTAAGCGAAAAAAACAAGGACTGATTGTTATCGCTGCCCTGGCTTTATTTATTGTTGGCTATATTGGCTTTATCTGCGGTCGTTTGATTAAAAGCGCCATCGGTCGCCAGCGCGAATTTTTAGCCGATGCTTCTGCCGTGCAATATACGCGCAATCCTTGGGGAATTTCGGGAGCGCTGCGACAAATTGGAGGATTGAAAGCTGGCTCAAACATCAAGGCTCCAAAAGCAGAAGAAGCGAGTCATTTATTCTTCGGCGAAGCAGTAAAATCCTTAGATTTTCATGTTAGTTTGAATCGTCTACTCGCGACTCATCCTCCTTTACAAGAACGGATAAAGCGATTGGAAAATTTACCCGATGGAGCATTATCTCCCGGCGAAATTACTTCAGCAAATCCCGACATCGAATCTTTAGAGACTAATGTTGCAGCAGGATTTCAGCCAGCTGCAACTGTTCGCACGGCTCCCGGATCGATTGTGACAAAAATTGGCAGTACTCATCCAGCTTACCTGAACTACGCGCGATCGCTCCTCGCCCAACTGCCAGAAGTATTGCAAACGGCTGTGAGAAAAGCATCAGGCGCTGAAGTTATACTCTACGGACTCTTGCTTAATTTCCAAGATACGTCGGTGCGCGATCGCCAAATTTCCCATTTGAAACAAACTGAATCACCGCAACATCTCGATCGTTTGTGGCAAGTCGTTCCCGATCTGCGATCGTTAGATCCCCATTATCGCCTGCCCCTCGTCGATCTCGCCATTCCTCCCTTACGAGAGATCTCTCCAGAACGCTATTCCCATATCGACCGGCAAATCGAAATCCTGATCCAAGCCGATGGTAAACTATCTCTATCCGAATATAGCTTACAAGTCGTATTTAACCATCGACTTGCTCCTTATTTTAATAACGATCTAATTCCCAAAATTCGTTATACCACATTTAAGGAAATTGGGAATGATTGCGCTATAATTTTATCTGGATTAGCAGAAATGAGCGATCGCCCGGCAGACGCCTTTAACGTCGGTATCGCACGCATTGCCGATGTTACTGATTGTCCCATACCGCGAAAGTTGATTCCCACCAATATCATTAGTATTAGAAGAAGTCTGAAAAAATTAGTCCAAACCAGCCCTAAAATTAAGCAAACCATTGTCGATGCTTGTGCCTACACCGTTCTGTGCGATCGGCAAGTGCGAGTAACCGAAGCAGAATTATTACGGACCATTATCATTCTACTCGACTGTCCCATCCCTCCATTCCTTGAAGATATTGCTTCCGAATAG